The segment GATTCAAGCAAAGCCATCTGATAGTTCAGTACGGCAATTTTCATATCGGCGAAAGCCGGGCCAGCTACCAAAACCGAAGCCAGGAGAACCAATTGAGTCAACTTACGCACGATGCACTCCTAAAAAATCCGTTGTCTGTATCTAAGGTCAGGCTTTAGAAAGTCTGGCCGAGGGAGAATTGGAACACTTGAGTGTCTGCGTCATCCGGTTTCTTGATCGGCATGGCCAAGCTAAAGCTCAACGGGCCAAGCGCAGTCACCCAGGTCACACCAACACCAACAGAGCTGGCCATATTGCTGAAGCTGATATCGCAATCCTTGGTTTCGCCCTTGCAGTTGGTGTCAAACACGTTACCCACATCCCAGAACACGGAGGTACGCAGGGAACGCTGGTCTTTCACAAACGGCATAGGGAACAGAACCTCGACACCACCCTGGATCAGCACGTTACCACCAAATGGCAGCGGGTCCTGGTCCGGGTCAGCAATGGTGCCCGGGTTTTTACCGGTACTTGGCGTACTGCGAGGGCCAAGAGCGCTGTCCTTGAAGCCACGTACCGAGTTGAAACCACCGGCGTAGTAGTTCTCGTAGAACGGCAAGCCCGCAGTCGAGCCGTAACCATCACCATAGCCCAACTCTGTGTGCAGACGCATGGTGTAGGTATCGGTCAACGGCTGGAACAACTGGGCGCGATAATCAAGTTTGTAGAACTGCAGGTCGCTGCCCGGGATTGTCGTCTCGAGCACCAGGCTTTGCGAGCTGCCGCGAGTTGGCAATACACCTTTGTTCAGGGTCGACTCAGACCAGCCAACCGACGCCTTGAAGTTGAGGTACTTGTCACCTTCACGGTTTACGAAGTCGAAAATCTCGTCAACGGTGTACTGACCCGTGCTGATTTCATCCTGCTGCACAGTCAAGCCGTAGGTCAGACGCGATGTGTCGCTGATCGGGTAGCCCATGGTGATACCAGCGCCCAGGCTGTCCACCGAGTAGTTTGCTACGTCAACGTCGAGATCTTTGTAGTCGGTGGTGCGGTAGAACGCGTTGTAACCCAGGCTCACGCCATCAGCAGTCCAGTACGGATCAACGTAGCTGAAGTTGTAGCGACTCTGGTATTCGCTGCGCGTCAAACCAAGGCTGACCTTGTTACCCGTACCCAGGAAGTTGTTCTGGGTGATCGAGCCGCCAAGGATCAAACCGGCGCTCTGGGCAAAACCGACGCTTGCAGTGATCGAACCCGACGCCTGTTCTTCAACTGCATAGTTTACGTCCACCATATCGTCAGTACCCGGTACTGCCGGTGTTTCGACGTTCACTTCCTTGAAGAAGCCCAGGCGCTCGAGGCGGACCTTGGACTGATCAATCAGGTAAGTCGACGCCCAGCCACCTTCCATCTGACGCATTTCGCGACGCAGCACTTCGTCTTCCGACTTGGTGTTACCGCGGTAGTTGATGCGGTTTACGTAAGCACGCTTGCCCGGATCAACCACAAAGGTGATGGCAACGGTGTGATTTTCAGGGTTTGGCTGAGGTACGCCGTTAACGTTGGCGAAGGTGTAACCCTCGTTACCCAGACGACGGGTAATCAGCTCGGAGGTGGTGGTCATCAGCTTGCGCGAGAACACCTGGCCCGGCTGAACAAGCAACAGCGACTTGATCTGGTCTTCCGGAACCTTGAGGTCACCGCTCAGTTTCACTTCGCCGACGTTGTATTTCTCGCCTTCATTCACGTTGACGGTGATGTAGACGCTTTTCTTGTCGGGAGTGATCGACACCTGGGTCGAAGCGATATCCATATTGATATAGCCACGATCGAGGTAGTAAGAGCGCAGGCGCTCAAGGTCACCCGACAGTTTTTCACGTGCGTACTTGTCGTCGTTCTTGAAGAACGACAACCAGTTCGTGGTTTTGAGCTCGAACAGGTCAACCAGGTCAGATTCCGGGAAAACCGTGTTGCCCACCACGTTGATGTGCTGGATAGCGGCAACAGTGCCTTCGTTGATGTTGACCTTCAAGGCAACGCGGTTACGCGGCTCGGACACCACTTCGGTGTCGACAGTCGCCGAGTAGCGGCCCTGGGCAACATACTGACGTTGCAGTTCGTTACGCACACCTTCAAGGGTAGCGCGCTGGAAAATTTCACCTTCGGCCAGCCCCGACTGTTTAAGACCTTTCATCAGGTCATCAGTGGAGATCGCCTTGTTCCCGTCAATGGTGATGCTGGAGACAGAAGGACGCTCGACAACCGTGATAACAAGCACGTTGCCATCACGACCCAGTTGGATATCCTGAAAGAACCCGGTTTTGAACAACGCACGAGTGGATTCCACCAAACGGCGGTCATCCGCTACCTCACCCACGTTCAGGGGCAACGCACCAAACACGCTACCTGCGGAAACCCGCTGGAGCCCGTTGACACGGATATCAGAGATAGTGAAGGACTCGGCGTGAACTTCGGCGATCATCAGTACGGCGAGAACCGCAGTTAGCAGCAGACGTTTCATGAAGTCCTTTCTTATTCCAACTGGCAATAAACAAACTGCCGCAAAATGCGGCAGATTCGCAATTCAGCGAAGCGTTTACAGACGGCCCAGATCGTTGATCAAGGCAAGCAACATCACCCCGACCACCAAACTGATACCGATCTGCATTCCCCAACCCTGTACCCGATCCGACAAGGGACGACCACGCGCCCACTCGATCAGATAAAACAACAAATGCCCCCCATCCAGTACTGGTATGGGCAACAAGTTCAGAACCCCCAGGCTTATGCTCAGATAAGCCAGAAAATTCAGGAAATCCGCAACACCCGACTGGGCAGAAGCGCCCGCCACTTTAGCAATGGTTATCGGTCCACTCAAGTTTTTTACCGAGAGCTCACCGAACAACATTTTCTTGAGTGAGTCGAGCGTCAATATGCTCATGGTCCAGGTACGTTTTGCCCCTTCCCCGATTGCAGCAAGCGGGCCGTAACTGACCTCCCGGATCATCGCTGGTGGCCAGTCGACACCTTTAACCCCGGCTCCCAGGTAACCCGTAGCGTCCTTGCCTTCGCCCCGAGCAGCCAGCGTGACAGGAATATCAACAGGGACGCCATCGCGCTCGACGTGCAGCACAACACGACTGCCTGGACGCACACGCACCCAGTCCACGACTTGCTGCCAATCCTTGATAGCCTGATCGTTCATCGCCAGCAGTTTGTCGCCAGCTTTAAGCC is part of the Pseudomonas sp. ML2-2023-3 genome and harbors:
- the bamA gene encoding outer membrane protein assembly factor BamA produces the protein MKRLLLTAVLAVLMIAEVHAESFTISDIRVNGLQRVSAGSVFGALPLNVGEVADDRRLVESTRALFKTGFFQDIQLGRDGNVLVITVVERPSVSSITIDGNKAISTDDLMKGLKQSGLAEGEIFQRATLEGVRNELQRQYVAQGRYSATVDTEVVSEPRNRVALKVNINEGTVAAIQHINVVGNTVFPESDLVDLFELKTTNWLSFFKNDDKYAREKLSGDLERLRSYYLDRGYINMDIASTQVSITPDKKSVYITVNVNEGEKYNVGEVKLSGDLKVPEDQIKSLLLVQPGQVFSRKLMTTTSELITRRLGNEGYTFANVNGVPQPNPENHTVAITFVVDPGKRAYVNRINYRGNTKSEDEVLRREMRQMEGGWASTYLIDQSKVRLERLGFFKEVNVETPAVPGTDDMVDVNYAVEEQASGSITASVGFAQSAGLILGGSITQNNFLGTGNKVSLGLTRSEYQSRYNFSYVDPYWTADGVSLGYNAFYRTTDYKDLDVDVANYSVDSLGAGITMGYPISDTSRLTYGLTVQQDEISTGQYTVDEIFDFVNREGDKYLNFKASVGWSESTLNKGVLPTRGSSQSLVLETTIPGSDLQFYKLDYRAQLFQPLTDTYTMRLHTELGYGDGYGSTAGLPFYENYYAGGFNSVRGFKDSALGPRSTPSTGKNPGTIADPDQDPLPFGGNVLIQGGVEVLFPMPFVKDQRSLRTSVFWDVGNVFDTNCKGETKDCDISFSNMASSVGVGVTWVTALGPLSFSLAMPIKKPDDADTQVFQFSLGQTF